The proteins below come from a single Streptomyces sp. MRC013 genomic window:
- a CDS encoding MarR family transcriptional regulator produces MPPAQEPSAEPSLDEQIAAYQREYRDLDPQVEQVISALGRLNRRMNVAYGRQLAELGIGSTEWEVLKTLVLAGAPYRMGPSELAKRLGLTPAAMTHRIDRMVGEGLVTRDRDEANRVRVIVEVTDEGRAKWLEAMRMATAFEEDLLQDLSGEERGLLGELLVRLLRRVEHAQPDAGGRLTDLDG; encoded by the coding sequence ATGCCCCCAGCCCAGGAGCCGAGCGCCGAACCGAGCCTCGACGAGCAGATCGCCGCCTACCAGCGCGAGTACCGCGACCTTGACCCGCAGGTCGAACAGGTCATCTCGGCGCTCGGCCGGCTGAACCGCCGGATGAACGTGGCGTACGGACGCCAGCTCGCCGAACTCGGCATCGGCAGCACCGAGTGGGAGGTCCTCAAGACCCTCGTCCTCGCGGGCGCCCCGTACCGGATGGGACCGAGCGAGCTGGCGAAGCGTCTGGGCCTGACGCCGGCGGCGATGACGCACCGCATCGACCGGATGGTCGGCGAGGGGCTGGTGACCCGGGACCGCGACGAGGCCAACCGGGTGCGGGTCATCGTCGAGGTGACGGACGAGGGCCGCGCCAAGTGGCTGGAGGCCATGCGGATGGCGACGGCGTTCGAGGAGGACCTGCTCCAGGACCTCTCCGGTGAGGAGCGGGGTCTCCTGGGCGAGCTGCTCGTCCGGCTGCTGCGCCGGGTCGAGCACGCGCAGCCGGACGCGGGCGGGCGGCTCACCGACCTCGACGGCTGA
- a CDS encoding TetR/AcrR family transcriptional regulator gives MHIQDSRGQARTAQAVGGVSAAGRGAVGAVRPAPLRVDAQRNLEHVLRAAREVFGELGYGAPMEDVARRARVGVGTVYRRFPSKDVLVRRIAQEETARLADQARAALGQEDEPWAALARFLRTSVASGAGRLLPPQVLRVGVDGEEAPPVEGAQVPHQRDAAASAPLRVAAPRTVPAAGGPDDTGASELLDVVGQLVDRAREAGELRRDVTVADVLLVIATGAPSLPDPAQQSAASTRLLEIMLEGLRSRR, from the coding sequence ATGCACATTCAGGATTCGCGTGGGCAGGCGCGGACCGCGCAGGCCGTCGGCGGTGTGTCCGCGGCGGGGAGGGGCGCGGTCGGGGCCGTGCGCCCCGCGCCGCTCCGCGTGGACGCCCAGCGGAACCTCGAACACGTCCTGCGCGCCGCGCGCGAGGTGTTCGGGGAGCTGGGGTACGGGGCGCCGATGGAGGACGTGGCACGCCGCGCCCGGGTCGGCGTCGGCACGGTCTACCGGCGCTTTCCGAGCAAGGACGTGCTGGTCAGGCGCATAGCTCAGGAGGAGACGGCCCGGCTCGCCGACCAGGCGCGGGCCGCCCTGGGGCAGGAGGACGAGCCCTGGGCGGCGCTCGCCCGCTTCCTGCGCACGTCCGTGGCGTCGGGTGCCGGGCGGCTGCTGCCGCCGCAGGTGCTGCGGGTGGGCGTGGACGGGGAGGAGGCACCCCCGGTGGAGGGCGCGCAGGTGCCGCACCAGCGGGACGCGGCCGCGTCGGCGCCCCTGCGGGTGGCGGCGCCGCGCACGGTGCCGGCGGCCGGGGGGCCGGACGACACGGGTGCGTCGGAGCTGCTGGACGTGGTGGGCCAGTTGGTCGATCGCGCGCGGGAGGCCGGCGAACTGCGGCGGGACGTGACGGTCGCGGACGTACTGCTGGTCATCGCGACGGGAGCGCCGTCCCTGCCTGATCCGGCGCAGCAGAGCGCGGCCTCGACGCGGCTGCTGGAGATCATGCTGGAGGGGCTCCGCTCGCGTCGGTGA
- a CDS encoding MFS transporter, whose protein sequence is MRRIQAGNALSAFGLGFTVPYLYVYVAQVRELGAGAAGAVLAVFAMAALAVLPFTGRAIDRRGPLPVLVGAALLAAVGALAMGVAGGVAAVVGAAALLGAGTAVMQPALATMIVWSTAPETRTRAFALQFFLQNLGLSIGGLIGGQLVDESRPGSFLLLFSIEAAMFLVLAAVSATVRMPRTPAIGDARPGRAAAGGPGGLRALLGHRAMVRLCVLGFVLFFACYGQFESGLAAYGTEAAGIEPSTLGMALAANTAVIVVAQFLVLRFVERGRRTRVIAAVGLIWAVAWVIAGYAGLGHGGRAVATAAFITTYGLFGLGEAMLSPTVAPLVADLAPESAVGRYNSAFALVKQLALALGPAVGGPMGAALHGPYIVTFVLFSLGVSVLALRLGRGLTPAQDHPYAAVRSRVVARHAAGERAVGTSA, encoded by the coding sequence ATGCGCCGGATCCAGGCGGGCAACGCGCTGAGCGCGTTCGGACTCGGGTTCACCGTTCCGTATCTGTACGTGTACGTGGCTCAGGTGCGGGAGCTGGGGGCCGGCGCGGCGGGCGCCGTGCTGGCCGTGTTCGCCATGGCCGCCCTCGCCGTGCTGCCCTTCACCGGCAGGGCCATCGACCGGCGGGGACCCCTCCCCGTGCTCGTCGGCGCGGCGCTGCTGGCGGCGGTCGGCGCGCTGGCGATGGGCGTGGCCGGCGGCGTGGCCGCCGTCGTCGGGGCCGCGGCGCTGCTCGGAGCCGGTACGGCCGTGATGCAGCCCGCGCTGGCCACCATGATCGTCTGGAGCACCGCGCCGGAGACCCGTACGCGGGCGTTCGCCCTGCAGTTCTTCCTGCAGAACCTGGGGCTCAGCATCGGCGGCCTCATCGGCGGCCAGCTCGTCGACGAGAGCCGCCCGGGCAGCTTCCTGCTGCTGTTCTCCATCGAGGCGGCCATGTTCCTGGTGCTCGCGGCCGTCTCCGCGACCGTGCGCATGCCCCGCACCCCCGCCATCGGGGACGCGAGGCCCGGCCGGGCGGCCGCCGGAGGACCGGGCGGACTGCGGGCGCTGCTCGGGCACCGGGCGATGGTGCGGCTGTGCGTCCTGGGCTTCGTGCTCTTCTTCGCCTGCTACGGGCAGTTCGAGTCGGGGCTCGCCGCCTACGGGACGGAGGCGGCCGGGATCGAGCCGTCGACGCTCGGCATGGCGCTGGCCGCCAACACGGCCGTCATCGTCGTCGCGCAGTTCCTGGTGCTGCGGTTCGTGGAGCGCGGGCGCCGCACCCGGGTCATCGCGGCCGTGGGCCTGATCTGGGCCGTCGCGTGGGTGATCGCCGGGTACGCGGGGCTCGGGCACGGCGGCCGGGCCGTGGCGACGGCGGCGTTCATCACCACGTACGGACTGTTCGGGCTCGGCGAGGCGATGCTGTCGCCGACCGTGGCACCGCTGGTGGCGGATCTGGCGCCGGAGTCGGCGGTCGGGCGGTACAACTCGGCGTTCGCCCTGGTGAAGCAGCTGGCGCTGGCGCTCGGGCCGGCGGTGGGCGGGCCCATGGGAGCGGCGCTGCACGGGCCGTACATCGTGACGTTCGTGCTCTTCTCGCTGGGCGTCAGCGTGCTCGCGCTGCGGCTGGGCCGGGGGCTCACACCGGCGCAGGACCATCCGTACGCGGCGGTCCGGTCACGGGTCGTCGCCCGGCACGCGGCCGGGGAGCGGGCGGTCGGGACGAGCGCCTGA
- a CDS encoding SpoIIE family protein phosphatase, which yields MNFTRWSARFPGTQRRAAARGTDGGGSPARRGEGSVPAARGEYGRQPAPGPGDDPAAPPDASGGPPAPPVPEDFSVREILGHLPGLVALTYGADHRIAYVNDAYAAAFGHRAPGVTAAGGCPELSDLGLLPLMDQVLRSGRPRTVKSRRTKDGGSYTVSCLPLDGPAHRERTERPGGVLVHAADVTDHAEAAERLRASERRHRETAVTLQRSLLPQELEQPDDLRVAATYQPGGADAAVGGDWYDVITLGAGRTALVIGDVMGRGVRAAAVMGQLRTAVRAYARLDLPPHEVLQLLDGLAAEIDASQIATCVYAVHDPNEGHLVYASAGHLPILVRDEDGTVRRADDPTGPPLGTGGWLHTSGTIALPPGSTAVLYTDGLVERRGEDIDEGVAALERALSGATGAPQVVCDRLLRSLGVTAEHDDDVAVLVLQHPSRTGSDAELFHNAALDLLGGVEAAPRARAFATGVLSSWRFPVELRDLGVLATSELVANSLKHGTPPMRLRLRRTDRRLIIEVTDGDDHLPRRRRAETEDEAGRGISIIATIASSWGSRRTPGGGKTVWCEFALPG from the coding sequence GTGAACTTCACGCGTTGGAGCGCCCGCTTCCCCGGTACGCAGCGCCGCGCGGCCGCGCGCGGCACCGACGGCGGCGGTTCGCCGGCACGGCGAGGGGAGGGCTCCGTGCCCGCGGCGCGCGGCGAGTACGGCCGGCAACCGGCTCCCGGGCCCGGCGACGACCCCGCGGCGCCCCCCGACGCGTCCGGCGGGCCCCCCGCGCCCCCGGTGCCCGAGGACTTCTCCGTACGGGAGATCCTCGGCCACCTCCCCGGCCTCGTCGCCCTCACCTACGGCGCCGACCACCGCATCGCCTACGTGAACGACGCCTACGCGGCCGCCTTCGGCCACCGCGCCCCGGGCGTCACCGCCGCCGGCGGTTGCCCCGAACTGTCCGACCTGGGCCTCCTCCCGCTGATGGACCAGGTGCTGCGCAGCGGCAGGCCCCGCACGGTCAAGTCCCGCCGGACGAAGGACGGGGGCTCCTACACGGTGTCCTGCCTCCCCCTCGACGGCCCCGCCCACCGGGAGCGGACCGAGCGCCCCGGCGGCGTCCTCGTGCACGCCGCCGACGTCACCGACCACGCCGAGGCGGCCGAACGGCTCCGCGCCAGCGAGCGCCGCCACCGCGAGACCGCCGTCACGCTCCAGCGGTCCCTCCTCCCGCAGGAGCTGGAGCAGCCCGACGACCTGAGGGTCGCCGCCACCTACCAGCCGGGCGGCGCGGACGCGGCGGTCGGCGGCGACTGGTACGACGTGATCACCCTCGGCGCCGGCCGCACGGCCCTCGTCATCGGCGACGTCATGGGGCGCGGCGTGCGCGCCGCCGCCGTCATGGGCCAGCTCCGCACCGCCGTCCGCGCCTACGCGCGACTGGACCTGCCGCCGCACGAGGTGCTCCAGCTCCTCGACGGCCTCGCCGCCGAGATCGACGCCAGCCAGATCGCCACCTGCGTGTACGCGGTCCACGACCCCAACGAGGGCCACCTCGTCTACGCGTCCGCCGGACACCTGCCGATCCTCGTGCGCGACGAGGACGGCACCGTCCGCCGCGCCGACGACCCGACCGGACCGCCCCTCGGCACGGGCGGCTGGCTGCACACGTCCGGGACGATCGCCCTCCCGCCCGGCTCCACCGCCGTCCTCTACACGGACGGCCTGGTCGAGCGGCGCGGCGAGGACATCGACGAGGGCGTCGCCGCCCTGGAGCGCGCCCTGTCCGGTGCGACGGGCGCCCCCCAGGTCGTCTGCGACCGCCTCCTGCGCTCCCTGGGCGTGACCGCCGAGCACGACGACGACGTCGCGGTCCTCGTCCTCCAGCACCCGTCCCGCACCGGTTCCGACGCGGAGCTGTTCCACAACGCCGCGCTGGACCTGCTGGGCGGGGTGGAGGCGGCTCCGCGCGCCCGCGCCTTCGCCACCGGGGTGCTGTCCAGCTGGCGCTTCCCGGTGGAACTGCGCGACCTGGGCGTCCTCGCGACCAGCGAGCTCGTCGCGAACTCCCTCAAGCACGGCACGCCGCCGATGCGGCTGCGCCTGCGCCGCACCGACCGGCGGCTGATCATCGAGGTGACGGACGGCGACGACCACCTGCCGCGCCGCCGCCGCGCCGAGACGGAGGACGAGGCGGGCCGCGGCATCTCCATCATCGCCACGATCGCCTCGTCCTGGGGCAGCCGCCGCACGCCGGGCGGCGGCAAGACCGTCTGGTGCGAGTTCGCCCTGCCGGGCTGA
- a CDS encoding NPCBM/NEW2 domain-containing protein produces the protein MARLEYDVFGDHTGPELRLGGSGWVWRRHGPTVGGTTYGHGITVHSRSSVTIDLNRECSTYRALAGIDDVSGGLGAARFSVWADGVRLWRSPVVEGRDSAVPVRVDVTGRSAIRLVAEASRPSGALVPAVWAEARIDCAGG, from the coding sequence GTGGCGCGGCTGGAGTACGACGTGTTCGGCGACCACACCGGGCCCGAACTGCGGCTCGGCGGGTCCGGCTGGGTGTGGCGGCGGCACGGGCCGACCGTCGGCGGCACGACGTACGGGCACGGCATCACCGTGCACTCGAGGTCCTCGGTGACCATCGACCTGAACCGGGAGTGCTCCACGTACCGGGCGCTCGCCGGGATCGACGACGTGTCGGGGGGACTCGGTGCGGCGCGCTTCTCCGTGTGGGCGGACGGGGTGCGGCTGTGGCGGTCGCCCGTCGTCGAGGGCCGCGACTCCGCGGTGCCGGTCCGCGTGGACGTCACCGGCCGCTCCGCGATCCGCCTGGTGGCGGAGGCGTCCCGGCCGTCCGGCGCGCTGGTGCCGGCGGTCTGGGCGGAGGCCCGCATCGACTGCGCGGGCGGCTGA
- a CDS encoding MFS transporter translates to MSRELRGPNEKLGTVLALAGISNAGLARRVNDLGAQRGLTLRYDKTSVARWVSKGMIPQGAAPHLIAAAIGQKLGRPVPLHEIGLADADPAPEVGLAFPRDVGEAVRSATELYRLDLAGRRAGAGGIWQSLAGSFAVSAYAVPVSRWLITPADPSVERRVPPAESGSGGPARGAVPGARAGAAPVAAVEEPPAEGVPARVGHSDVAKLREAAEDARRWDSKYGGGDWRSSMVPECLRMDAAPLLLGSYSDEVGRALFGATAELTRLAGWMAFDTGQQEAAQRYYIQALRLARAAADVPLGGYVLASMSLQATYRGFADEGVDLAQAAVERNRGLATARTMSFFRLVEARAHAKAGDAAAAGTALKAAEGWLERSREGDADPSWLGFYTYDRFAADAAECYRDLKAPHQVRRFTEQALSSPTEEYVRSHGLRLVVSAVAELESGNLDAACAAGTRAVEVAGRISSARTTEYVRDLLHRLEPYGDEPRVAELRERARPLLTAPA, encoded by the coding sequence ATGTCCAGAGAGTTACGTGGACCGAACGAGAAGCTCGGCACCGTTCTCGCCCTCGCCGGGATCAGCAACGCCGGGCTGGCCCGACGCGTCAACGACCTGGGGGCGCAGCGCGGCCTGACCCTGCGCTACGACAAGACGTCGGTGGCCCGCTGGGTGTCGAAGGGCATGATCCCGCAGGGGGCCGCGCCCCACCTCATAGCCGCCGCGATCGGGCAGAAGCTCGGGCGGCCGGTGCCGCTGCACGAGATAGGCCTGGCCGACGCCGACCCGGCGCCCGAGGTGGGGCTGGCGTTCCCGCGGGACGTGGGCGAGGCGGTGAGGTCGGCGACGGAGCTGTACCGGCTGGACCTGGCGGGGCGCCGCGCGGGCGCGGGCGGCATCTGGCAGTCCCTGGCCGGCTCCTTCGCGGTGAGCGCGTACGCGGTGCCGGTGTCGCGGTGGTTGATCACGCCGGCCGACCCGTCCGTGGAGCGGAGGGTGCCGCCCGCGGAGAGCGGCTCGGGCGGTCCGGCGCGCGGTGCCGTTCCGGGCGCGCGGGCCGGCGCGGCGCCCGTCGCGGCGGTCGAGGAGCCCCCCGCGGAGGGCGTGCCCGCGCGCGTGGGCCACAGCGACGTGGCGAAGCTCCGGGAGGCCGCCGAGGACGCCCGCCGCTGGGACTCCAAGTACGGCGGCGGCGACTGGCGTTCGTCGATGGTGCCCGAGTGCCTGCGCATGGACGCGGCGCCGCTGCTCCTGGGCTCGTACTCGGACGAGGTCGGCCGGGCCCTGTTCGGCGCGACCGCCGAGCTGACCCGGCTGGCCGGGTGGATGGCCTTCGACACGGGTCAGCAGGAGGCCGCCCAGCGGTACTACATCCAGGCGCTGCGCCTCGCGCGCGCGGCGGCGGACGTGCCGCTCGGCGGGTACGTCCTGGCGTCGATGTCGCTGCAGGCCACCTACCGGGGCTTCGCCGACGAGGGCGTGGACCTGGCCCAGGCGGCCGTGGAGCGCAACCGCGGCCTGGCCACGGCGCGCACCATGTCGTTCTTCCGCCTCGTCGAGGCCCGCGCCCACGCCAAGGCGGGGGACGCGGCGGCCGCCGGGACGGCGCTGAAGGCGGCCGAGGGGTGGCTGGAGCGGTCGCGGGAGGGCGACGCCGACCCCTCGTGGCTGGGCTTCTACACGTACGACCGGTTCGCCGCCGACGCCGCCGAGTGCTACCGCGACCTGAAGGCGCCGCACCAGGTGCGCAGGTTCACCGAGCAGGCGCTGTCGAGCCCGACGGAGGAGTACGTGCGGTCCCACGGGTTGCGGCTGGTCGTCAGCGCGGTGGCGGAACTGGAGTCGGGGAACCTCGACGCCGCCTGCGCGGCCGGCACCCGCGCGGTGGAGGTGGCCGGGCGCATCTCGTCGGCCCGCACCACGGAGTACGTGCGGGACCTGCTGCACCGCCTGGAGCCGTACGGCGACGAGCCGCGCGTGGCGGAGCTGCGCGAGCGGGCCCGGCCGCTGCTGACGGCCCCGGCGTAG
- a CDS encoding asparagine synthase-related protein, whose protein sequence is MRWLVGWSSAAASFGTRGAAVPAEDGAAVQPVGGQLLWDGPDPLWAVGDWRPDEVRLVSAAPDVRLAVLGCCAASDDELRVGLFAARGGALRHLTAWHGSYTAVVRTGRRVTVASDLAGARPVFHTPWADGTAYATAALPLADLVEAQLDIGHLAALLACPETPEALRDSTPYAGVKRVPPGHALVLREGSREITGYEPVASLAVAAPRHDPDHAVEGVRDALVEAVRARLTAPRHAPAAPPPDPGPVPGMGPADRRAARGETLAPGIGADLSGGSASSTLALLAAGLPGVPGTITGHGGAGAGERLLAVTFNDLAASAREPAHTAELERARALAEDPRLHHVVVAAAEEALPYADLDVPLTDEPGPALVAAARHRRRLAAGSADHFTGHGARQVLDAHPARLADLLMDRRRRHLLRPVTALARATGSTAGSLLVPITVYRAASRLARTSYRAGLEAAADRLLDANRGLATGTAPGPLDASLAALAWSRPGPAARWLTGEALAEVSVRLHQAATRPASVQRPGEARARAALARYAADHRVLEQAAEVRSQRLHAPFLDNQVVRACRDLPESLRVRPGARADVLRAVLAGTGIHDLPPGWGAPTRAPSPAAVRAGLRLALPRLLALFEAPLLADAGLVEARVVRTALRAAADGEPVPLDGIADLVSTELWLHRLLMRRGTCWSGTAAPRRRAVAAGVPSRPTLRS, encoded by the coding sequence ATGCGCTGGCTGGTCGGGTGGAGCAGTGCCGCCGCGAGCTTCGGCACGAGGGGCGCGGCCGTCCCCGCCGAGGACGGCGCCGCCGTGCAGCCGGTCGGCGGGCAGCTTTTGTGGGACGGCCCGGACCCCCTGTGGGCCGTCGGCGACTGGCGCCCCGACGAGGTGCGCCTCGTCAGTGCCGCCCCCGACGTCCGCCTCGCCGTCCTCGGCTGCTGCGCCGCCTCCGACGACGAGCTGAGAGTCGGCCTGTTCGCCGCGCGCGGCGGCGCGCTGCGCCACCTCACCGCCTGGCACGGCAGTTACACCGCCGTCGTCCGGACCGGCCGCCGCGTCACCGTCGCCTCCGACCTCGCCGGCGCCCGCCCCGTCTTCCACACCCCCTGGGCCGACGGCACCGCCTACGCGACCGCCGCACTGCCCCTCGCCGACCTCGTCGAGGCGCAGCTCGACATCGGGCACCTCGCCGCGCTCCTCGCCTGCCCCGAGACCCCCGAGGCGCTGCGCGACTCCACCCCGTACGCGGGCGTGAAACGCGTCCCGCCCGGCCACGCCCTCGTCCTGCGGGAGGGCTCCCGGGAGATCACCGGGTACGAACCCGTCGCCTCCCTCGCCGTCGCCGCGCCCCGGCACGACCCGGACCACGCCGTCGAGGGCGTACGGGACGCCCTCGTCGAAGCCGTGCGCGCCCGACTCACCGCCCCCCGCCACGCCCCCGCCGCCCCGCCGCCCGACCCCGGACCGGTCCCCGGCATGGGCCCCGCCGACCGGCGCGCCGCCCGCGGTGAGACGCTCGCGCCCGGGATCGGCGCCGACCTGTCCGGCGGCAGCGCCTCCAGCACCCTCGCCCTCCTCGCCGCGGGCCTCCCCGGCGTACCCGGCACCATCACCGGGCACGGCGGCGCGGGCGCCGGCGAACGCCTCCTCGCCGTCACCTTCAACGACCTCGCCGCGAGCGCCCGCGAACCGGCCCACACCGCCGAGCTGGAACGCGCCCGCGCCCTCGCGGAGGATCCCCGCCTCCACCACGTCGTCGTCGCCGCGGCCGAGGAGGCCCTGCCCTACGCCGACCTCGACGTGCCGCTCACCGACGAACCGGGCCCCGCCCTGGTCGCCGCCGCCCGCCACCGCCGACGCCTCGCCGCGGGCAGCGCCGACCACTTCACCGGCCACGGCGCCCGCCAGGTGCTCGACGCCCACCCGGCCCGCCTCGCCGACCTGCTGATGGACCGCCGCCGCCGCCACCTGCTCCGCCCCGTCACCGCCCTCGCCCGCGCGACCGGGTCGACGGCCGGCTCCCTCCTCGTCCCGATCACCGTCTACCGGGCCGCCAGCCGCCTCGCCCGCACCTCCTACCGCGCCGGGCTGGAGGCCGCCGCCGACCGCCTCCTCGACGCCAACCGCGGCCTCGCCACCGGTACCGCCCCCGGCCCGCTCGACGCGTCCCTCGCCGCCCTCGCCTGGTCGCGGCCCGGCCCCGCCGCCCGCTGGCTCACCGGGGAGGCACTCGCGGAAGTATCGGTTCGCCTCCACCAGGCCGCCACCCGCCCCGCCTCCGTCCAACGGCCCGGCGAGGCCCGCGCCCGCGCGGCCCTGGCCCGGTACGCCGCCGACCACCGCGTCCTCGAGCAGGCGGCCGAGGTCCGCAGCCAGCGCCTGCACGCCCCGTTCCTCGACAACCAGGTCGTACGGGCCTGCCGCGACCTGCCCGAGTCGCTGCGGGTACGGCCCGGCGCCCGCGCCGACGTCCTGCGCGCCGTACTCGCCGGCACCGGCATCCACGACCTGCCGCCCGGCTGGGGCGCCCCCACCCGCGCCCCCTCCCCGGCCGCCGTCCGGGCCGGGCTGCGCCTCGCCCTGCCGCGGCTGCTCGCCCTGTTCGAAGCACCGCTCCTCGCGGACGCCGGGCTCGTCGAGGCGCGCGTCGTCCGCACGGCCCTGCGCGCCGCCGCCGACGGCGAACCCGTCCCCCTGGACGGCATCGCGGACCTGGTCTCCACCGAACTGTGGCTCCACCGCCTGCTGATGCGCCGCGGCACCTGCTGGTCCGGCACGGCCGCGCCCCGCCGCCGCGCCGTCGCCGCGGGCGTACCGTCCCGGCCCACCCTCCGCTCCTGA